One Portunus trituberculatus isolate SZX2019 chromosome 42, ASM1759143v1, whole genome shotgun sequence DNA window includes the following coding sequences:
- the LOC123517330 gene encoding uncharacterized protein LOC123517330 isoform X6, protein MEMRERGVAQPKAKPTDELLGARGWSALQTLHKSSARAQDAHYFLGGINHDWVCYYERGVTSDQSCINEWNVMDSLESKRPPSPDSLTDKEETQLLIRSKLKEIMMSVDIDEVTSKYIRQRLEEDLAMDLFKFKSYIDQEMLVILGQMDAATEIFPHVYLGSEWNASNLDELQCNGVGYILNVTKEIDNFYPGTFDYLNIRVYDDEKTELLRHWDRTFRYITQVQEKNSKVLVHCKMGISRSASVVIAYAMKAFNMSLDEALALVKKKRSCIKPNQAFCNQLKTYEGILDASRQRHNILWRSKSETNLKSAAGQANRHNKSQQNTKSNDDVDQSNNTKNLRKSTEELSTYDTSFGGYNALIPTPTNLQNGEGNKRPKSWSPDDHTAALLFPQNSEKGGKYFGESWRLSQSLNVQSWRAHVTLQQRDLRDITVEGSGDEDKDSPSSVVEALNPLYSEVPTDGITGEVSSLQLSSTVKDRINEFENVQTGSQALSRKGENGRKGEALMIQNTVCSSDDFDNLSSTAELDKVIETLLTPGEDVQSSEPVISQTKTVTQKHQAVLVPSQVWQEENKSEVEANVTPVESPVGVLKESITWPAGIVKRQKQDFEEKVKMSDSKSPSSCKECEPSLSRQNSSSSLSGQRVEIVRSPSYGRQDSIGSDTVKRDDPFSANLDKVFDREERKQQRLSAIIHVSGDTKDTPSRNSSWGSYDSAVVLADRDLPSRQSSWGSCDTRVTAGTVSSRNSSFGAFDKKPQPLKENLEISVPNSNITGTYFEKDPGPFTPGTIRRNKGKNSDVKDGLLDEEMKPSNETEDVEEVKTEDNSQFKAVANMKAYGPAPYKSPTERESSTIPTELADEEMVEATDSSSDHHQSNPALSVCIPNSTNLLATTRSQPSVCTTISSTENLCTELNMDNRLNDSKTSTGSENISTLAPGTVRQHKEILESKSQEGSFSEVQKIQEKLFIPSYSRSKSSCDLETDKAELDSAGSDNHNFSEKRAKFEGHLENESEKGKVRKITQAIEKQNEDEKMKQYKIEGIRKRSHSLERLSTSPSSPGSSQNGLLEQLLVQAQTDVRQMEMEENPMEEIRVKNLVGKFEDCQEQKPPKVQTRNTRAKSDSCTPDKFQPPVPQRKSSLDYNFKPIQRSQSQPPQTPVRQPNPGGSLPSSGKAPSHKPPPGGRGQAWGTEVRQRKQQGKTHPLTKLTRATRENYHTM, encoded by the exons GTCGGCCCTCCAAACGTTGCACAAGTCCAGTGCCCGTGCCCAAGATGCCCACTACTTTTTGGGCGGCATCAACCATGACTGGGTGTGTTACTACGAGCGAGGTGTCACCTCAGACCAGTCCTGCATCAATGAGTGGAATGTCATGGACAGCCTCGAGTCCAAGAGACCGCCCTCACCAGATTCTCTCACTGATAA AGAGGAGACACAGCTCCTCATACGCAGCAAACTCAAAGAGATCATGATGAGCGTTGACATTGATGAAGTCACTTCCAAGTACATCAGGCAACGCCTTGAAGAGGATCTGGCCATGGATCTGTTCAAGTTCAAGTCCTACATTGATCAGGAGATGCTGGTCATTCTTGGCCAGATGGATGCTGCAACAGAAATCTTCCCCCATGTTTACCTTGGCTCAGAGTGGAATGCCTCCAATCTGGATGAGCTGCAGTGTAATGG GGTTGGCTACATTCTCAATGTTACAAAGGAGATAGACAACTTCTACCCCGGAACATTTGACTACCTCAACATTCGGGTGTATGACGATGAGAAGACAGAACTCCTCAGGCACTGGGACAGAACTTTCAGATACATCACCCAAGTCCA GGAGAAGAATTCAAAAGTGTTGGTACACTGTAAGATGGGAATAAGTCGTTCAGCATCCGTTGTCATTGCCTATGCCATGAAAGCCTTCAACATGAGTCTTGATGAAGCCCTAGCTTTggtcaagaaaaagaggagctgCATCAAACCAAACCAAGCATTCTGTAACCAACTCAAGACATATGAG GGAATCCTTGATGCAAGTCGACAGAGGCACAACATTCTGTGGAGAAGCAAGTCTGAGACAAATCTCAAGTCTGCAGCAGGTCAGGCTAACCGACACAACAAGAGTCAGCAGAATACAAAGTCCAATGATGATGTGGATCAGAGCAATAACACCAAGAATTTACGCAAGAGCACCGAAGAATTGTCCACATATGACACATCATTTGGTGGCTATAATGCCCTCATTCCCACACCGACCAATCTCCAGAATggtgaaggaaacaagaggcCAAAGTCTTGGTCTCCGGATGACCACACAGCagctctcctttttcctcaaaATTCAGAGAAAG GTGGGAAATATTTTGGTGAATCATGGCGCCTCTCTCAGTCCCTGAATGTTCAGTCCTGGCGAGCTCATGTAACTCTTCAGCAAAGGGACTTGCGAGACATAACAGTGGAAGGTTCTGGGGATGAGGACAAAGACTCACCTTCATCAGTGGTGGAAGCATTAAACCCTCTGTACTCAGAAGTCCCAACAGATGGCATTACTGGCGAAGTATCATCGCTCCAGCTTTCTTCAACAGTCAAGGATAGAATTAATGAGTTTGAGAATGTGCAAACAGGAAGTCAAGCACTTTCAAGGAAAGGTGAGAATGGCAGAAAAGGTGAAGCATTAATGATACAGAATACAGTATGTTCCAGTGATGATTTTGATAATCTCTCAAGTACTGCAGAACTCGATAAGGTCATTGAAACATTACTTACTCCGGGTGAGGATGTGCAGAGCAGTGAACCAGTGATTTCTCAGACCAAAACAGTTACTCAGAAACATCAAGCTGTACTAGTCCCATCACAAGTGTggcaggaagagaataaaagtgaagTGGAAGCGAATGTGACTCCAGTAGAAAGTCCTGTGGGTGTACTCAAGGAGTCTATCACTTGGCCAGCAGGTATAGTGAAGAGACAGAAACAAGACTTtgaggaaaaggtgaaaatgagtGATTCTAAGTCACCCTCTAGTTGTAAAGAATGTGAACCATCTCTCTCGAGACAAAACTCTTCAAGCTCCCTTAGTGGTCAAAGAGTAGAGATAGTAAGATCTCCAAGCTATGGCCGTCAGGATTCTATAGGCTCGGACACAGTTAAAAGAGATGATCCTTTTTCAGCTAACCTAGATAAAGTGTTtgacagagaggaaagaaagcaacaaaGACTAAGTGCCATTATTCATGTAAGTGGAGATACAAAGGACACACCCTCACGTAACAGTTCTTGGGGATCCTATGACAGTGCTGTAGTGTTAGCTGATAGGGATTTGCCATCAAGACAAAGTTCATGGGGTTCCTGTGATACCAGAGTAACAGCAGGTACTGTGTCATCAAGAAATAGTTCTTTTGGAGCATTTGATAAAAAGCCGCAGCCTctaaaagaaaatttagaaaTATCAGTCCCAAATAGTAATATAACTGGTACTTACTTTGAAAAAGATCCTGGACCATTCACACCAGGAACTATCAGGAGGAACAAAGGCAAGAATTCAGATGTGAAAGATGGGttattagatgaagaaatgaaaccaTCTAATGAAACTGAGGATGTAGAAGAAGTAAAAACAGAAGATAATTCTCAATTCAAGGCTGTGGCAAACatgaaggcttatggacctgcaCCGTACAAGAGTCCAACAGAAAGGGAGAGCAGTACTATCCCAACGGAGCTGGCTGATGAGGAAATGGTAGAGGCAACTGATAGTTCCTCTGATCACCATCAAAGCAACCCTGCTCTAAGTGTTTGCATTCCAAATAGTACAAATCTCTTGGCCACCACCAGGTCACAGCCTAGTGTATGCACAACCATATCCTCAACTGAGAACTTATGTACTGAACTTAATATGGATAATAGATTAAATGACAGCAAGACCAGTACAGGAAGTGAAAATATATCAACACTTGCACCTGGAACTGTAAGACAGCACaaggaaattttagaaagtaAGAGTCAGGAAGGATCCTTCTCAGAGgtacaaaaaatacaagaaaaacttTTCATCCCTTCTTATTCACGTTCAAAGAGCTCATGTGATTTAGAAACTGATAAGGCTGAATTAGATTCAGCTGGTTCTGATAATCACAACTTTTCTGAAAAGAGAGCAAAGTTTGAAGGACATTTAGAAAATGAatcagaaaaaggaaaggttaggaaaaTCACACAGGCTATcgagaaacaaaatgaagatgaaaagatgaagcaATACAAAATAGAAGGGATCAGGAAGCGATCTCACAGCTTGGAGCGCCTCAGCACCTCACCCTCCTCACCTGGCAGCTCACAAAATGGATTGCTGGAGCAGCTCTTAGTTCAAGCACAGACAGATGTTCGGCAaatggaaatggaggagaatcCTATGGAAGAAATACGTGTTAAGAATCTGGTTGGAAAATTTGAAGACTGCCAAGAGCAAAAACCACCCAAGGTTCAAACTAGAAATACAAGAGCCAAGTCAGATAGCTGCACACCAGATAAATTTCAACCCCCGGTACCTCAACGTAAATCAAGTTTAGACTACAATTTCAAACCAATACAGAGATCACAGTCTCAACCACCTCAGACTCCAGTAAGACAGCCAAACCCAGGAGGCAGTCTTCCCTCTTCAGGGAAAGCTCCTTCTCATAAACCTCCACCAGGGGGACGGGGTCAGGCTTGGGGCACAGAAGTGCGGCAAAGAAAACAACAGGGCAAGACTCATCCACTGACGAAGCTCACACGGGCAACAAGGGAAAATTATCACACAATGTAA